Proteins co-encoded in one Luteolibacter sp. Y139 genomic window:
- a CDS encoding MBL fold metallo-hydrolase encodes MAADFELTFLGTGTSIGVPVIGCKCRVCTSEDPRNKRTRSSIHVRAGDFSVLVDSGPDLREQALREDLTKVDAVVYTHSHVDHVVGFDELRAFCWHREDPLPLHATSDCMATLKTMFGWAFSEENVFKGYIRPDPHIIDGPITFGHLTVTPLPVEHAKAETVGFLFETPGAPATAYIPDAKRVPPETIAILKRADILIIDALRSLPHPTHMSTEEALAVIAESGVSRGYLTHLGHENDHHELEASLPHHVRVAYDGLKIRG; translated from the coding sequence ATGGCGGCGGATTTCGAACTGACCTTTCTGGGGACCGGCACTTCCATCGGCGTCCCCGTCATCGGGTGCAAATGCCGGGTCTGCACCTCGGAAGACCCGCGCAACAAGCGCACCCGCTCTTCCATCCACGTTCGCGCCGGTGACTTCTCGGTGCTCGTCGATTCCGGCCCTGACCTCCGCGAACAAGCCCTGCGCGAGGACCTGACCAAGGTGGACGCCGTCGTTTACACCCACTCCCACGTCGACCACGTGGTCGGCTTCGATGAGTTGCGCGCCTTCTGCTGGCACCGCGAGGACCCGCTGCCCCTGCACGCGACCTCCGACTGCATGGCCACCCTGAAGACCATGTTCGGCTGGGCATTCTCCGAGGAAAATGTCTTCAAGGGCTACATCAGGCCGGACCCGCACATCATTGATGGCCCCATCACCTTCGGCCATCTCACCGTTACGCCGCTGCCGGTCGAACACGCGAAGGCCGAAACCGTCGGCTTCCTTTTCGAGACACCCGGCGCACCAGCCACCGCCTACATTCCGGACGCCAAACGCGTGCCGCCGGAAACCATCGCCATCCTCAAGCGCGCCGACATCCTGATCATCGATGCCCTGCGCTCGCTGCCCCATCCCACCCACATGTCCACGGAGGAAGCGCTCGCAGTCATCGCGGAAAGCGGCGTTTCCCGCGGATACCTGACGCACCTGGGGCACGAAAATGACCACCACGAGCTGGAAGCCTCCCTGCCCCATCACGTACGGGTCGCCTACGATGGACTGAAGATCCGCGGCTGA
- the recN gene encoding DNA repair protein RecN, producing the protein MLTLLKIRNLALVDELVWELGPGLVGVTGETGAGKSVIVGALKLVLGERADKSLIRTGEDTCTVEAVFELRDASEINAVLAEGGLEPCEDGSLIVRRVIGQSANRQFVNDSPVTLNLLKRLGEHLVDLHGPHDHQSLLSTERQLSMLDAYAGCDGALDAYRSTWREWRDKENELEDLRQAESASTQELDLLRHQVGEIDAAQLKPEEEDEIADRYRRASNSTRLVELSGAAASALGADEGGVLSHLVDVQRLVRDLEKLDPSIRERTQGLENAVMELQELERSLADYSEDLDIDPAEAKRLEERVNLFETLKRKYGGDLAAVLGHRDRAAARLDAVENRGERLEQLAAEAARLREATDKAGLALTAKRKKAAPKLSKEIAGQLKDLGFKQSSFEVQVLSNKEPAASGLEGIEFLFGPNPGEPLQPLRQIASSGEISRVMLAVKSALAEQDATPLMVFDEIDANVGGEIARAVGKKMAALGMRHQVVAITHFPQVAALAARHYVVEKEVAGGRTRSRLYPVGGENRISELVRMLGGGGEQARAMAASLLNDAT; encoded by the coding sequence ATGCTCACCCTGCTGAAAATCCGTAATCTCGCCCTCGTCGATGAACTCGTTTGGGAATTGGGTCCCGGCCTTGTCGGTGTCACCGGGGAAACCGGAGCTGGCAAGTCGGTCATTGTGGGAGCCCTGAAGCTGGTGCTCGGCGAGCGGGCCGATAAGTCGCTGATCCGCACGGGTGAGGACACCTGCACGGTCGAGGCTGTTTTCGAGCTGCGGGACGCCTCCGAAATCAATGCCGTGCTGGCCGAGGGAGGGCTGGAGCCGTGCGAGGACGGCTCGCTGATCGTCCGCCGGGTGATCGGGCAGAGTGCGAACCGGCAATTCGTGAATGATTCTCCCGTGACTCTCAATTTGTTGAAGCGGCTCGGCGAGCATCTGGTGGACCTTCACGGGCCGCACGATCATCAGTCGCTGCTTTCCACGGAGCGCCAGCTTTCGATGCTGGATGCCTACGCGGGCTGCGATGGTGCGCTCGATGCCTACCGTTCCACCTGGCGGGAGTGGCGTGACAAGGAGAACGAGCTGGAAGACCTGCGCCAAGCCGAGTCGGCGAGCACGCAGGAGCTGGATTTGCTGCGGCATCAGGTGGGCGAAATTGATGCCGCCCAGCTGAAGCCGGAAGAGGAAGACGAAATCGCCGACCGCTATCGCCGGGCGAGCAATTCGACGCGGCTGGTCGAGCTTTCGGGTGCCGCGGCATCTGCTCTCGGGGCCGATGAAGGCGGCGTGCTTTCCCATCTGGTCGATGTCCAACGGCTGGTCCGTGATTTGGAGAAGCTGGATCCGAGCATCCGCGAGCGGACCCAAGGGCTGGAAAATGCGGTGATGGAGTTGCAGGAGCTGGAACGCTCGCTTGCCGACTACTCCGAGGATCTCGACATTGATCCAGCAGAAGCGAAGCGCTTGGAGGAGCGGGTCAATCTTTTCGAAACGCTGAAGCGGAAGTATGGCGGCGACCTTGCCGCGGTGCTTGGCCATCGCGACCGCGCCGCGGCTCGTCTCGATGCTGTGGAAAACCGCGGCGAGCGTCTGGAACAACTCGCTGCCGAGGCTGCCCGGCTGCGCGAGGCGACCGACAAGGCCGGCCTGGCCCTCACCGCCAAGCGCAAGAAGGCCGCGCCGAAGCTTTCCAAGGAGATCGCCGGGCAGCTGAAGGATCTCGGTTTCAAGCAGTCTTCCTTCGAGGTGCAGGTTCTTTCTAACAAGGAGCCTGCCGCCTCGGGTTTGGAAGGCATCGAATTCCTTTTCGGTCCGAATCCCGGCGAGCCGCTCCAGCCGCTCCGGCAGATCGCTTCCAGTGGTGAAATCAGCCGCGTGATGCTGGCGGTGAAAAGCGCGCTGGCCGAGCAGGACGCCACGCCGCTGATGGTCTTCGACGAGATCGACGCCAATGTGGGCGGCGAGATCGCCCGTGCTGTTGGCAAGAAGATGGCTGCGCTCGGCATGCGCCATCAGGTGGTCGCAATTACCCACTTCCCGCAGGTCGCCGCGCTGGCGGCACGGCATTATGTCGTCGAGAA
- a CDS encoding TonB-dependent receptor — MATTFDKAQELNLDPAIYGTFAEIGAGQETANWFFRASGSAGMVAKSISAYDMTMSDAIYGKSDRYVSRQRLQQMLDHEYEILLERLSPKRGKTTTFFSLCNTVRARGYQDTGECHGWVGLRFQLKPGDPPSDILVHIRLLDDETQEQKQALGVVGVNLLHAAFRHRGHLGRFVSSLVENLRPGQVEVDMLKFHGHGYGFFDNRLCSLALVEAGLTESAMFLPNGEVVQAAEALYKKPILLLRGSFDPVTNLHLQMLEQAHGVFASALEPGEHAIELCEMTMANLLRGSAIDHVDFIDRCDALQALGKTVLVSRYSEFHRISSYLARSTQRPIGIVLSIGLLNELFKAKWSENLAGGVLESFGRLFKNQVTLYVYPWKNRRNGELVDAKSFEPPEDSKYLYRYFVETGRVRPVPVGDEELLKYTSRDIQALIADGDETWQRFVPEEAHRSAQHVPKSEVEVDEEEDQPRIFSPS, encoded by the coding sequence ATGGCGACCACGTTCGACAAGGCCCAGGAATTGAATCTCGATCCGGCGATCTATGGAACTTTTGCGGAGATCGGGGCCGGGCAGGAAACGGCGAACTGGTTTTTCCGTGCCTCCGGCTCGGCGGGCATGGTGGCCAAGTCGATCTCGGCCTACGACATGACGATGAGCGATGCCATTTATGGCAAAAGCGATCGTTACGTCTCCCGCCAGCGGCTCCAGCAGATGCTGGATCACGAGTATGAGATCCTGCTGGAGCGTTTGAGCCCGAAGCGGGGGAAAACGACGACTTTCTTCTCGCTCTGCAATACCGTCCGCGCCCGCGGCTATCAGGATACCGGTGAGTGTCACGGCTGGGTGGGCCTCCGTTTCCAGCTCAAGCCCGGTGATCCGCCGTCGGACATCCTGGTTCATATCCGCCTGCTCGATGACGAAACGCAGGAACAGAAGCAGGCGCTGGGCGTGGTGGGGGTGAATCTGCTCCACGCCGCTTTCCGCCACCGCGGGCACCTCGGGCGCTTCGTCAGCTCGCTGGTGGAGAACCTGCGGCCGGGACAGGTGGAGGTGGACATGCTGAAGTTCCACGGCCACGGCTACGGTTTCTTTGACAATCGTCTGTGCTCGCTGGCGCTGGTGGAGGCCGGACTGACGGAGTCGGCGATGTTCCTGCCAAATGGCGAGGTCGTGCAGGCGGCGGAGGCGCTCTATAAGAAGCCGATCTTGCTGCTGCGCGGCAGCTTTGACCCGGTGACCAATCTTCACCTGCAAATGCTGGAGCAGGCGCACGGCGTCTTTGCCTCGGCGCTGGAGCCGGGAGAGCACGCGATCGAGTTGTGCGAGATGACCATGGCCAACCTGCTCCGCGGCAGTGCGATCGACCATGTGGATTTCATCGATCGCTGCGATGCGCTGCAGGCGCTGGGGAAGACGGTGCTGGTGTCGCGCTACTCCGAGTTCCACCGGATTTCATCCTACCTCGCGCGCTCGACGCAGCGGCCGATCGGTATCGTGCTGAGCATCGGGCTGCTCAATGAGCTCTTCAAAGCGAAGTGGTCGGAGAATCTAGCGGGCGGGGTGCTGGAATCCTTCGGGCGACTCTTCAAGAATCAGGTCACGCTCTACGTCTATCCGTGGAAGAACCGCCGGAATGGGGAGCTGGTGGACGCGAAGAGCTTCGAGCCGCCGGAGGACTCGAAGTATCTCTACCGCTATTTCGTTGAGACCGGCCGCGTGCGCCCGGTGCCGGTGGGCGATGAAGAACTCCTGAAATACACCAGCCGGGACATCCAGGCTCTGATCGCCGACGGCGACGAAACGTGGCAGCGCTTTGTGCCGGAAGAGGCGCATCGTTCAGCGCAACACGTGCCGAAAAGCGAGGTCGAGGTGGACGAAGAAGAGGATCAGCCGCGGATCTTCAGTCCATCGTAG